CGCCGTGTGCGTGCCGCCGTGCTTTGTGCGCCAGGCCGTAGATGCTTTGCAGGACACCGGCGTGCAGATTGCTACGGTTATCGGGTTCCCGTTGGGATATCAATTGGCTAAAGTGAAGTTCTTTGAGGCGCACCAGGCCCTCACCGAAGGCGCCACCGAGATTGACGTAGTCATGAACATTGCCGCCTTCAAATCTGGGCTATTGGATGACGTTACCGCCGAACTGCATGAACTGAGCACGCTGTGCCACTTCAAGAATGCAGTCTTGAAAGTGATTATTGAAACCGCGCTCCTCAGCCCGGAAGAAATTATCCAGATTTGCGCCATTTGCGTGCAGGCCGAGGTGGATTACGTGAAAACCTCTACCGGTTTTGCGGCCAGAGGGGCCAGCGTAGAAGACATTCAATTAATGCGCGCTAACCTTCCAGAACACATTAAAATCAAAGCTTCCGGCGGAATCAAAACCAAGGAAGCGGCACTTGCGTTGGTGAAGGCAGGGGCAGACCGGATTGGAACATCCTCCGGCGTCTCTCTGCTATGACTTGGACACAGATGACAACTAGAGCATTTTTATGGGTGGCTGTAGCCGTATTAACCGGTTGCGCCGCCAGTAGCAGCGCGTCCGCGAACGGGGACGGTACCGCCACTTCTTCCTCTAAAAGCAAAAACGAAGGCGGTGTGGCCACCGCGGTCGATGTAGGCAAGTATAGAACGGTATTTCCGGCGGCCTCTGCCAGCAGTACGCCAAGCACTGCGGCTGCCGTTACGCCTACCAAAGACCTGCGTGAACAAGTAGAGGTGCTCATGGACAGCGTGGCCCTGATGAACAAGAACATCAAATACGCCAATGGTTACCGCATCCTGGCCTTCACGGGCAATGAGCGCAAGGCGGCCATGGACTTGCGCAACAGCATCATCCAGCGCCTGCCGGCAGAGAAAGACTACCTCACCTACAAGCAACCCACGTATCAGTTAAAGGTTGGGGATTTTATGAGCAGGGTAGAGGCGCAACTGGCTTTGTCTAAGATAAAAGATTTGATTCCCAACGCCTTGATTGTGCCCGAGACCATTAACATTCCTAAGAACTTCTAAAGGAAAAAAGCACGAGACACGCACTGCCGTTTTTGACCTACTTTCCAGAAAAGAGGCCAAAAACGGCAGTCTCATTTTATAGCCTTAACTTTGCGCCAGATTTTATCACCTGTCCTATGCAAGACCTTAAAGACCAGATTCGGTCGCTAGCCCAGCAATACGCACAAGACACCGTAGCCACCCGGCAACACCTGCACCAGCACCCAGAGCTTTCTTTCCAGGAGCATGAAACGTCTGCCTACGTGTTTGCAAAACTACAGAATATGGGCCTGGAGCCCCAGCGCATGACCGAGACGGGGATCGTAGTGCTCATCAAAGGCCAGAACCCAGAGAAAGCCACCACCGCCCTGCGCGCCGATCTAGATGCCTTGCCTATTCTGGAGCAAAACGAAGTGGCCTACAAATCTACAAATGAAGGCGTGATGCACGCCTGCGGCCATGACGTGCATACCTCGTCACTACTCACCACGGCGCGTATTTTAAGCGAATTGCGCGACCAGTTTGAAGGAACGGTCAAGTTGATATTCCAGCCCGGCGAGGAGAAGTTTCCGGGGGGAGCGTCTTTGATGATCAAAGAAGGGGTCTTGCAGAATCCCGCGCCGCAGAGCATTATGGGGCAACACGTGTTCACGCCGCTGGAGGTGGGCAAAGTAGGCTTCAGGAGTGGTATGTAC
The nucleotide sequence above comes from Nibribacter ruber. Encoded proteins:
- a CDS encoding sporulation protein, with the protein product MTTRAFLWVAVAVLTGCAASSSASANGDGTATSSSKSKNEGGVATAVDVGKYRTVFPAASASSTPSTAAAVTPTKDLREQVEVLMDSVALMNKNIKYANGYRILAFTGNERKAAMDLRNSIIQRLPAEKDYLTYKQPTYQLKVGDFMSRVEAQLALSKIKDLIPNALIVPETINIPKNF
- the deoC gene encoding deoxyribose-phosphate aldolase produces the protein MEQSLAPYIDHTVLRPDTTQQMVAQLCQEAAAHQFAAVCVPPCFVRQAVDALQDTGVQIATVIGFPLGYQLAKVKFFEAHQALTEGATEIDVVMNIAAFKSGLLDDVTAELHELSTLCHFKNAVLKVIIETALLSPEEIIQICAICVQAEVDYVKTSTGFAARGASVEDIQLMRANLPEHIKIKASGGIKTKEAALALVKAGADRIGTSSGVSLL